A part of Citrifermentans bremense genomic DNA contains:
- a CDS encoding TolC family protein, with protein sequence MFDVPLMKKNGSLFAGIALLLGAFAGNARAEEMSLQQAVEIALQNNAELQAFRDEKGLREAGRIRAGLLPNPSLEVSLESGALTGNSGENAFSVGVSQEFLLAGKREKRVALAQKELEVYRWQLTDRERLLRLDAKSRFYQVLLAVRKLKLTEGAIELNRHLYQVAKERLAAGDIPELELNLVQVELARSEGARSAALEGLLASRAELSLLLGGKEVEPALPTGSLEAGGAVKQAQAELLRLAQERRPDLMALRAEAEKGSAELSLAKAEGIPNLTAGLGLKRDTTAVEVAGLEGKDTSYTVGLTLSMPIPLFDKNQPGLRESSARRDSAGNRLAAAASRVEREVAAAYASLSNAEQVLSLYFRNIMPQMEENLKLTREAYQLGEVPVLTVFEEQKKYLEVNQGYLDALYQRQLALFKLEAAAAVELTGGVQ encoded by the coding sequence GTGTTCGATGTGCCGCTGATGAAGAAAAACGGCTCGCTGTTCGCCGGAATCGCCCTGCTGCTGGGTGCGTTCGCAGGGAACGCCCGGGCCGAGGAGATGTCGCTGCAGCAGGCAGTGGAGATAGCACTACAAAACAACGCAGAGTTGCAGGCTTTCCGGGATGAGAAGGGGCTTCGCGAAGCTGGAAGGATCAGGGCTGGGCTGCTCCCCAACCCGTCCCTGGAGGTAAGCCTCGAATCGGGCGCGCTTACAGGCAACAGCGGCGAGAACGCCTTCTCCGTCGGGGTGTCGCAGGAATTCCTACTGGCGGGAAAGAGGGAGAAAAGGGTCGCCCTGGCGCAGAAGGAGCTGGAGGTCTACCGCTGGCAACTGACTGACCGGGAGAGGCTGCTTAGGCTCGACGCCAAGTCGCGCTTTTACCAGGTGCTTTTGGCGGTCAGGAAGCTGAAGTTGACCGAGGGGGCTATCGAGCTGAACCGCCACCTTTACCAGGTGGCGAAGGAACGGTTGGCCGCAGGTGACATACCTGAACTGGAACTGAACCTGGTGCAGGTCGAGCTGGCGAGAAGCGAGGGGGCAAGAAGCGCGGCGCTTGAGGGTCTTCTGGCCAGCCGGGCCGAGCTCTCCTTGCTCTTGGGGGGAAAGGAGGTCGAACCGGCGCTCCCCACCGGGTCGCTGGAAGCAGGCGGCGCGGTAAAGCAGGCGCAGGCGGAACTTCTCAGGCTCGCCCAGGAGCGGCGCCCTGACCTCATGGCGCTTCGGGCTGAGGCGGAGAAGGGGAGCGCGGAGCTTTCCCTGGCAAAGGCCGAGGGTATCCCCAACCTGACTGCGGGCCTTGGGCTAAAGCGCGACACCACCGCCGTCGAGGTGGCCGGGCTGGAAGGGAAGGACACATCCTATACCGTAGGCCTTACCCTCTCTATGCCGATACCGCTCTTCGACAAGAACCAGCCGGGGCTCCGCGAGTCAAGCGCCAGACGGGACAGCGCCGGCAACAGGCTGGCAGCGGCGGCAAGCCGGGTGGAGCGCGAGGTGGCTGCGGCGTATGCCAGCCTCTCGAACGCGGAACAGGTCCTCTCCCTGTACTTCAGGAACATCATGCCCCAGATGGAGGAGAACCTGAAACTGACCCGCGAGGCCTACCAGTTGGGCGAAGTCCCAGTCCTGACGGTCTTCGAAGAGCAGAAGAAGTACCTCGAGGTGAACCAGGGGTACCTGGATGCCTTGTACCAGCGCCAGCTTGCGCTTTTTAAACTGGAAGCTGCGGCGGCTGTC